In Geoalkalibacter sp., a genomic segment contains:
- a CDS encoding mannose-1-phosphate guanylyltransferase/mannose-6-phosphate isomerase: MIVPVILSGGAGTRLWPLSRELYPKQLLPLAGSHTMLQETARRLEGLKALGAPLVVCNEAHRFMVAEQLRQIGRTPAAIILEPLGRNTAPAVAVAALQALAGGEDPLLLVLPADHVIRQPEALRAAVEAGAPLARDGRLMTFGIVPTAPETGYGYIRADRACPLSLVPGPLSTTKDQGSGSGDATAFAVAEFVEKPDLATAQRYLASGDYFWNSGMFLFKASRYLEELERLAPEMLRWSRAALDKAARDLDFTRLDAEAFAACPSDSIDYAVMEKTAAAGVIPLAAGWNDVGSWSALWEIGERDGDGNVCRGDVLTTASRNCYLHAERRLIAAVGLEDHIVVETADAVLVARRDRVQEVKEIVRRLKEQGREEALLHRRVNRPWGAYEGLVQDGRFQVKRISVHPGASLSRQLHHHRAEHWVVVRGTARVTRGAETFILSENESTYIPLGIEHRLENPGKIPLEIIEVQSGSYLGEDDIVRFEDQYGR, from the coding sequence ATGATCGTTCCCGTGATTTTGTCCGGCGGCGCCGGTACGCGGCTCTGGCCCCTGTCCCGCGAACTCTATCCCAAGCAGTTGCTGCCCCTGGCGGGAAGCCACACGATGCTGCAGGAAACCGCGCGGCGCCTGGAGGGCTTGAAGGCTCTGGGCGCGCCGCTCGTGGTGTGCAACGAAGCGCATCGCTTCATGGTCGCCGAGCAGTTGCGCCAGATCGGGCGGACGCCCGCGGCCATCATCCTTGAGCCCCTGGGACGCAACACCGCGCCGGCGGTGGCCGTCGCGGCCCTGCAGGCCCTGGCCGGCGGCGAGGATCCCTTGCTGCTGGTGTTGCCCGCCGATCATGTGATCCGGCAGCCCGAGGCCCTGCGCGCCGCGGTGGAAGCGGGCGCGCCCCTGGCGCGCGACGGGCGGCTGATGACCTTCGGCATCGTGCCGACGGCGCCGGAAACGGGCTATGGGTATATACGCGCTGATCGCGCTTGTCCTTTGTCCTTGGTCCCTGGTCCTTTGTCGACAACCAAGGATCAAGGGTCGGGGAGCGGCGACGCCACGGCGTTCGCGGTGGCCGAATTCGTCGAAAAGCCCGACCTGGCAACGGCGCAAAGGTATCTGGCGTCCGGCGATTACTTCTGGAACAGCGGCATGTTTTTGTTCAAGGCGTCGCGCTATCTGGAGGAACTCGAACGCCTGGCGCCCGAGATGCTGCGCTGGAGCCGCGCGGCCCTGGACAAGGCGGCGCGTGATCTTGATTTCACGCGTCTTGACGCCGAGGCTTTCGCCGCCTGCCCGAGCGATTCCATCGACTACGCGGTGATGGAAAAAACCGCCGCCGCCGGGGTGATTCCCCTGGCCGCGGGGTGGAACGACGTGGGCTCCTGGTCGGCCCTGTGGGAGATCGGCGAGCGCGACGGAGACGGCAACGTCTGTCGCGGCGACGTGCTGACCACCGCCAGCCGCAACTGCTATCTTCATGCCGAGCGGCGCCTGATCGCCGCGGTGGGCCTCGAGGATCATATCGTCGTCGAGACCGCCGACGCCGTGCTGGTGGCGCGCCGCGACCGGGTGCAGGAGGTCAAGGAGATCGTGCGCCGGCTCAAGGAGCAGGGCCGCGAGGAGGCGCTGCTGCATCGGCGCGTCAATCGTCCCTGGGGCGCCTACGAAGGCCTGGTGCAGGACGGCCGCTTCCAGGTCAAGCGCATCAGCGTCCATCCCGGCGCAAGCCTCTCGCGCCAGTTGCATCATCACCGCGCCGAGCACTGGGTGGTGGTGCGCGGCACGGCCCGCGTCACCCGCGGCGCGGAGACCTTCATTCTCTCGGAAAACGAATCGACCTATATCCCGTTGGGCATCGAGCATCGCCTGGAGAACCCCGGCAAGATCCCCCTGGAAATCATCGAGGTGCAAAGCGGCAGCTATCTCGGCGAAGACGATATCGTGCGCTTCGAGGATCAGTATGGCCGCTAA
- a CDS encoding phosphomannomutase, which yields MTALKCFKAYDIRGRLPDELNEDIAYRIGRAYAQFLQPQNVVVGRDVRLSSAALCAALARGLTEGGADVIDIGLCGTEEIYFATFFAKVDGGIMVTASHNPLDYNGMKLVRAGAKPISGDTGLKDIAALAATGVFAPAARLGEVRREDFKVPYVRHLLGYVDQAQLHPFKVVVNAGNGCAGPVLDLLERQLPFQFVRVHHQPDGRFPNGIPNPLLPENRAATAEAVRKHGARVGLAWDGDFDRCFFFDEGGEFIEGYYIVGLLAENLLRSHPGAKIIHDPRLTWNTVEMVEQAGGTPVLSKTGHAFIKERMRAEDAVYGGEMSAHHYFRDFAYCDSGMIPWLLVLELMSRTGKPLSALVGERQARFPASGEINRTLKDPLAALAAVEARYAPGAESMDRTDGLSMEFARWRFNLRLSNTEPVLRLNVESRGDVALMKEKTKELLALVDSF from the coding sequence ATGACAGCTTTAAAATGCTTCAAAGCCTACGACATTCGCGGGCGCCTGCCCGATGAGCTCAACGAGGACATTGCCTACCGCATCGGCCGCGCCTACGCCCAGTTTCTCCAGCCGCAAAACGTCGTGGTGGGTCGCGATGTGCGCCTGTCCAGCGCGGCGCTGTGCGCGGCCCTGGCGCGCGGGCTGACCGAGGGCGGCGCCGATGTGATCGACATCGGCCTGTGCGGCACCGAGGAGATCTACTTCGCCACCTTTTTCGCCAAGGTCGACGGCGGCATCATGGTCACCGCCAGCCACAATCCCCTGGATTACAACGGCATGAAGCTGGTGCGCGCGGGCGCCAAGCCCATCAGCGGCGACACGGGCCTCAAGGACATCGCCGCCCTGGCCGCGACGGGCGTCTTTGCTCCGGCGGCGCGCCTGGGCGAAGTGCGCCGCGAGGATTTCAAGGTGCCCTACGTGCGTCATCTGCTCGGCTACGTGGATCAGGCGCAGCTTCATCCCTTCAAGGTGGTGGTCAACGCCGGCAACGGCTGCGCCGGGCCGGTTCTCGATCTGCTCGAACGTCAGCTGCCCTTTCAGTTCGTCCGCGTCCATCACCAGCCCGACGGGCGTTTTCCCAACGGCATTCCCAATCCCCTGCTGCCGGAAAACCGCGCCGCCACCGCCGAGGCGGTGCGCAAGCACGGCGCCCGGGTGGGCCTGGCCTGGGACGGCGATTTCGACCGCTGCTTTTTCTTCGACGAGGGGGGCGAGTTCATCGAGGGCTACTACATCGTTGGTCTGCTCGCCGAGAACCTGCTGCGCAGCCATCCCGGCGCCAAGATCATTCACGACCCGCGTCTCACCTGGAACACGGTGGAAATGGTGGAGCAGGCCGGCGGCACCCCGGTGCTGAGCAAGACCGGCCATGCCTTCATCAAGGAGCGCATGCGCGCCGAGGACGCGGTGTACGGCGGCGAGATGAGCGCGCACCATTACTTTCGCGACTTTGCCTACTGCGACAGCGGCATGATCCCCTGGCTGCTGGTGCTCGAACTCATGAGCCGCACGGGCAAGCCCCTCTCGGCCCTGGTCGGTGAGCGCCAAGCGCGCTTTCCGGCAAGCGGCGAGATCAACCGCACTCTCAAGGATCCCCTGGCGGCTCTGGCGGCGGTGGAAGCTCGGTATGCGCCTGGGGCCGAAAGCATGGATCGCACCGACGGATTGAGCATGGAATTTGCGCGCTGGCGCTTCAATCTGCGCCTGTCCAACACTGAGCCGGTGCTGCGCCTCAACGTGGAAAGCCGGGGGGATGTCGCGCTGATGAAGGAAAAGACGAAGGAACTTCTGGCGCTGGTGGATTCCTTTTAA